GGATGCCCAGCCCCTCGTAGTCGGCCTCGACGCCGGCCTCCTCGGCGAGCTCGCGGACCGCGGCCCGCTCGAACCCCTCGTCGGGATCGACCTCGCCGCCGGGCAGCACCCAGAGGTCGACGCCCTCGTGGCGCACGAGCAGGAGCTCGCCGGAGGGCCGGTAGACGATCGTGTGGGCGCCGTAGGGCGCGCCCGACTGGCGGACGCGCTCGATCAGGGTCCGAAAGCGCGAGCGCGAGACCCGTCGGCTGTGGTCGATCCGGAGAAACGAGTCGTGGCGTTCCCGGAGGCGCTGGTAGGCCTGCTCGGCGCGCTGGCTCGCCTCGCTCGCGCGGAACCACAGCTCGTCGATCGTCGTCATCAGCCACCTCCCGGGTCCGTCGCGGGGTCGAGTTCGTGCATGGTTCCCGAAAGGGCTCGAACCGGCAATAACGCTTTGCCGACCGAACCACGCTGCTTTTACCGAACCGGGAGCTACCGGTAGGTATGAGCTTCGACGAGGACGACCGCGTCGTGCTGTCGGACGAGCACAGCGAGTTCGACGGCCAGGAGGGACGGGTGACCCAGGTGATGGAGAACATGTTCGGCGACGCCACCTACACGGTGAGCTTCGAGGACGGCCAGGAGACGGGCATCCCCGAGGACGACCTCTCGTCCGCCGACGCCGACGCGGACGAGTAACGCGCGATGGCCGCCGTCCCGCTGCACTACGTCGACCTCCGGGCGTTCTGTTATGCGACCGAGGACGAAAAGCGGGTCGAGGACGCCCTCAGGACCTACCTCCCCGAGGAGGCCGAGGTCGAGCGCATCGAGAACGAGGGTCACCACGGCGATCGCATCCTCGTGTTCTCGGCGCGCGTCGAGAACGCCGACGGGATCCGCCACGTCCTCGATCAGTTGCGGGGCTCGGCGGACCTCGATCGGGTGCGCGACCAGCTCGACGACCGCGTGACCGAGAACTGCGAGCTGTTCCTCTATCTCGACAAGCAGGCCGCCTTCGGCGGCGAGGCCCGGCTCGGCGAGGGGATCACCCTCCGGGCGAAGGTCGAGGCCTACCCCGCGAAGAAGGAGTCGGCCGTCGAGAACGTTCGCGAGATACTGTAGCTCCGACGCCGCGTTGCCGTCCCCCGAACGTATATGAACCACTCCCGAGTGGGGGGCGTGTATGTCGGGGAAAGAAACGACCGAGCGCGGGCTGGTGAAGGCGCTTACCCAGCGCGACCTGTTCGTACTCGCGTTCGGCGCGATGATCGGCTGGGGATGGATCATCCTCTCGGGACAGTGGATCGACGAGGGCGGGCCCGTCGGGGCGATCTCGGCGTTCGTCATCGGGGGGACGCTGGTGATCTTCGTCGCGGTGCTCTACGGCGAGCTCGCCTCGGCGATGCCCTTCGTCGGCGGCGAGCACGTCTACAGCCACCGGGCGCTCGGTCCGTTGGGATCGTTCGTCTGTACATGGGCGATCGCCTTCGGCTACGTCAGCGTCGTCGCCTTCGAGGCCGTCGCGCTGCCCTCGGCGCTCGCATACGTGATCCCCGGATTCAACGCGATCGAGCTCTGGTCGATCGCCGGCGAACCGGTCTATGGGACGTGGGTGCTGGCCGGCGTGATCGGTGCGGCCGCGATGACCGCCGTCAACTACGTCGGGATCCGTCCGGCCGCCCAGTTCCAGGCGATCGTCACGCTCGTCATCGCGCTCGCGGGGGTCGTCCTCGTCATCGGCGCGATCACCGGCGGTCAGCCGTCGCCCGATCCGCCCGTGATCGCCGGGGCCGCGGGGATCTTCGGGGTCGTGCTCGCGACGCCGTTCATGTTCGTCGGCTTCGACGTGATCCCGCAGGCCGCCGAGGAGGCCGACGTCCCGACACGGTCGCTCGGGACGATCACGGTCCTCGCCGTCGCGATGGCGACGCTGTTCTACATCGCCGTGATCTGGGGCTCCAGCCGGGCGCTGCCCGGCGCCCAGCTGGTCGAGAGCCCGCTGCCCGCCGCGGCGGCCATGGAGACGCTGTTCGACAGCGTGACCCTCGGACAGGTCATGGCCATCGCCGGGATCGCCGGCATTCTCACCAGCTGGAACGCCTTCATCATCGGCGGCAGCCGCGCGATCTTCGCGATGGCCCAGTCCGACATGCTTCCCGCGTTCCTCGCGAAGACCCACCCCGAGTACAACACGCCCCACAACGCGATCCTGCTGATCGGTGCCTCCTCGGTGCTCGCGCCGCTGTTCGGCGAGCAGATGCTCGGCTGGATCGTCAACGCCGGTGGCCTCGGGATCGTGATCGCCTGGCTGCTCGTCTGCGTCTCCTTCCTCGTTCTCCGGCGGCGCGAACCCGGGATGGAGCGCCCCTTCAGGGTGCCCGCCGGCTACGCGACGGGCACGATCGCGCTCCTCCTGTCGGCCTTCTTCGTCTACCTCTACCTGCCCGGCGGGGCCTCGGCGCTCGTCTGGCCCTACGAGTGGCTGATGGTGATGCTGTGGGTGCTTCTGGGCGTCGGCCTGTTCGCGCTCTCGCCACGCGGGCGTGCGCTCGCCGGCTGAGTCGCCCGCTTTCCGCTATTCGAGACGGACCTCCACCAGCGCCATTCCCTCGGAGGGGACCACCTCCTCGAGAACCTCCTCTAGCTCGTCCCACGACCCGGGCCGGTAGCCATCGATCCCGAAGCTCTCGGCGAGCGCGACGAAATCGGGGTTCGAGAGTTCGGTGCCGAAGTGCTCGCTGAGGTGTTCGTCCTGTTTCTCGCTGATCAGCCCGTAGTCGTCGTCGTTGAACAGCAGGATCGTGTAATCGAGCCCCAGCCGCGTGGCCGTCTCGATCTCGGCGCCGTTCATCAGGAAGCCGCCGTCGCCGGTCGCCGCGACGACGTTCGACCCGCAGGCCAAGTCGGCCGCGAGCCCGCCGGGGACGGAGATTCCCATGCTCGCCAGGCCGTTGGAGACGATGCAGGTGTTGGGCTCGTAGGTCGGGAACGCCTGGGCGATCGCCATCTTGTGGCTGCCGACGTCCGAGAGCAGCACGTCCTCGTCGGCCATCGCCTCGCGCAGGATCGGCAGCGTTCGGCGCACGCTGAAGGGCTCGTCGTCGGGCCGGCGCGTCGCGTTCTCGACGATCCGGTCGTGGACGTCGCTGCACCACGACTTCCCCGAGCGCGGGTCCACAGACTCGCCGATCGCGCGCAGGCTCGCGGGGATGTCCGCGACGATCTCGACCTCGGGGTTGTAGTGGCGATACACCTCGGCGGGCTCGTGGTCGAGGTGGATGATCGTCGTACCGATCTCGGGGTTCCAGCCCGCGGGGTCGTGCTCGGCGATGTCGTAGCCCACTGCGAGCACGCAGTCGGCGTCCTCGATGGCGTCGGCGGCCTCGCCGTCGGGCCCCGAATCGAGCGTCATCAGCGAGTGGGGCTCGCGATCGGAGATCGCACCCTTCCCCATGTAGGTGGCGACGACCGGTAGCCCCATCTTCTCGACGAGCTCGCGGAGCCGGTTCGCGCTCTCCGAACCCCGGCCCGCCCCCCGCGAGCGGGTGCGAACCGCGCCGTTGCCCGCGAGCACGATCGGGCGCTCGGCCCGTTCGAGCAGCGTCGCCGCCCGCTCGACCGAGTCGGGGTCGGGGTCGGGCCGACGTACCCGCTCGCGCGCGGGCAGCGGCGTGTCGGTCGTCTCCTCGGCGGCGACGTCCTCGGGAAACTCCAGATGTGTCGCTCCCGGTTTCTCGTGTTCGGCGAGCTTGAACGCCTTCCTGACCGATTCGGCGACGATCTCGGGCTCGCCGAGCTGGGTGTTCCACTTCACGATCGGCTCGAACATGTGAACGACGTCGAGCGCCTGGTGGCTCTCCTTGTGGAGCCGTTCGCGCCCGCCCTGGCCGGTGATCGCGACCAACGGCGACTTATCGAGATGGGCGTCGGCCACGCCCGTCATGAGGTTCGTCGCGCCCGGGCCGAGCGTCGAGAGGCAGACGCCGGCCTCGCCGGTCAGCCGGCCGTGGACGTCCGCCATGAACGCCGCGCCCTGCTCGTGGCGGGTCGGGACGAACCGGATATCGGAGTCCCGAAGCGAGAACAGCAGGTCCTCCAGTTCCTCACCCGGGACGCCGAAGACGTACTCGATGCCCTCGCTTTCGAGGCACTCGACCAGTAGATCCGAGGCTTTGACCATACCACCTCGACGGGAGCGAGTCCCATGACTGCGTCGCCGATCGGTTCGGGGGAGGGTAGAAGTGGCCGGGGGTCGAACGCCCGCGTATGTACGACAGCGTGCTGATCCCGACCGACGGCAGCGAGATGATCGACACCACGCTCGAACACGGCCTGCGGATCGCACGGGACCACGGCGCGACGGTCCACGCGCTCTACGTCGTCGATTCCCGTGTGGCTCGCGCCGCCGAGGACGCCCGCGAGTCCGTCGAGGAGTCGTTGCGCGCCGAGGGCGAGGAGGCGATCGATCACGTCGTCGCGCGCGCCGAGGAGGAGGGCCTCGAGGCGGTCGGCGAGGTCCGATCGGGCACGCCCCAGAAGGAGATCGTCGAGTACGCCGAGGAGGCGGGGATCGGTCTGATCGCGATCGGCACCCACGGCAAGAGCCCCCGCGAGAAGCTGCTCTCGATGGGTAGCGTCACCGAGCGGGTCGTCGACAACGCCCCCGTTCCCGTGCTGGTCGTGCGCGACCCCGATCAGCCGTAGCCGCGCTCGAGTGCGATCGTCATCTCGACGTCCTCGCCCTCTATCGAGACCGGTTCGTCGACGTTCGTGTACTCCTGGCTCTCGACCAACACGACGTACTCGCCGTCCTCGAGCTCGAAGGAGACGATCCCGTCGCTCTCGGGAACCTGCGCGTCGGCCTGCGGGACGAACTGTTCGGACTCGACCGAGACCGACGCCTCCGTGGCCGGGTCGCCCGATTCCGCGTCCTCGAGGAATACCGTCAGCGTGTGCTCCTCCTCCTCGTCCTCCAGCGGCCCGGAACCCGAGATCAGGTCCGAACAGCCCGCCGTCGCCGCCATCGCCCCGACCGCACCGACGCGGAGCAGCCCCCGTCTACTGAGTCCTCGCCCGTCGCACATTGGCGTCGTCTTTCTCGCCCGCCCCCTTTACTCCGTCGCGACGTCGTCGGGGCCCTCGGGCGACTGCACCCAGACGGTCTTGCGGTTGACGAACTCGTGGATCCCCTGCTCGGCGAGCTCCCGGCCGTAGCCGGAGTTCTTCACGCCGCCGAAGGGGATACGCGGGTCGGACTTGACGAGCTCGTTGACGAAGACGCAGCCCGCCTCGACCCGCCGGGCGAGGCGCTCGCCGCGTTCGAGGTCCTCGGTCCAGATCGAGGCGCCGAGCCCGAACTCGATGTCGTTCGCCACCTCGATCGCCTCCTCCTCGCTCCCGACGCGGAAGACCGCCGCGGCGGGGCCGAACACCTCCTCGGTCGCGGCGGGGGCGTCGCGGGGGACCTCGGTCAGCACGGTCGGCGGATAGAAGTTGCCCTCCCCGTCGGGGCGCTCGCCGCCGGTGCGCAGCTCCGCGCCCGCCTCGACGGTTCCCTCGACCTGCTCGTGGACGTCCTCGACGAGGTCCTCGCGGGCCTGCGGACCGATGTCGGTGTCCTCGTCCATCGGATCACCCATCGAGAGCGCCTCCGTCTCCGCGACGAACTCCTCGACGAACTCGTCGTAGACGTCCTCGTGGACGATGAAGCGCTTGGCGGCGATGCAGGACTGCCCCGAGTTGATCGTGCGGGCCTGGACGCCCGTCGCCGCGGCGGCCTCGACGTCGGCGTCCTCGAGGACGACGAACGGGTCGCTGCCGCCCAGTTCGAGGACGCTCTTCTTGATCTCGCTGCCGGCGGTCTCGCCCACCGATCGCCCGGCACCCTCGCTGCCCGTGAGCGTGACCGCGGCCACGCGGTCGTCGCGGATGACGTCGTCGATGGTGTCCGAGCCGACCAGCAGCGTCGTGAAGACGTCCTCGGGGTAGCCCGCCTCCGTGAAGACCTCCTCGATGGCCTTCGCACAGCCCGGGACGTTCGAGGCGTGTTTGAGCACGCCGACGTTGCCGGCGGTGAGGTGGGGAGCGGCGAAGCGGAACACCTGCCAGAACGGGAAGTTCCAGGGCATCACTGCTAGTACGGTTCCGAGCGGCTCGTAGGAGACGAGCGACCGGGACTCGGGCTCGCTGCCGAGCACCTCGTCGGCGAGGAACTCGTCCGCGCGCTCGGCGTAGAAGTCACAGACCCACGCGCATTTCTCGACCTCCGCGCGGGCCTCCACGATGGGTTTGCCCATCTCCTCGGTCATCAGCTCGGCGTACTCCTCCTGGTTCTCCCGGAGCACCTCCGCGGCCCGCGAGAGGAGCACCTGGCGCTCGTTGATGGGGCGGTCGCGCCACTCGCCGAACGCCTCCGAGGCGCGATCGAGCGCGCGGTCGACGTCCTCCTCGGTGTGGTCGTCGTACGTTTCAAGCCGCTCGCCGGTCGCTGGGTTCACGCTTTCCATGGCTGGTCCCCCGGTCCACCGCCGAACCGGTCGTTCGCCGATACGACCGACGCGCCCATAGGGGTTGGCCCTGCACAACCTCCGCGTGGGGGACGAACCCTCTTCGGTCATCGCCGGCGGTAGCTCCCGAGCGACAGCCCGCAGTCCGGACAGTGAACGAGCAGGAGCGGGCCGTCCTCGTGGCGCACCAGCTCCTCGGGCGTGAAATCGCCGCTACAGCCCGAACAGGTCGGCATAGGAGAGCCATGCCTGCCGAGACACATGTGTGTTGCTACCACGAAAAAACGGGGCGACCGGCCTACTCGATCTCGATCGACTTCCCGCCGGTCTCGGGGTCCTGTTTCGGCAGCGTGATCGTCAGCACGCCGTTCTTGTAGGTCGCGGAGACGTCCTCCTCCTCGACGGGCTCGGGGAGCTGGACGGTCCGGTGGAGCGACTCGCTGCGGCGCTCGCTTCGCAGGTAGGTCTCCGATTCGTCCTCGGAGCTCTCGGTGCGCTCGGCCTCGATCGTGAGCCGCCGGCCGGTGACGCGGACGTCGATCTCCTCCTTGCCGAATCCGGGGGCGTCCGCGGTGACGACGAACTCGCCGTCGCGGTCGGCGAGGTCGATGCTCATGCGGCTCGTCCCGCCCATGCCGAAGGCCTCCTGGTCGAAGCCGCCCTGTCCCTCGAACTGGCTGTTCAGTCGGTCGAAGAACTCCTCGATGTCGTCGAACGGGTTGCGTCGGGCCATACGGGTGGGGATAGATCGCCGAGGTTGTTAACCCTAACCCGCGAACCGCCACGGGTATTGCACCCCTCCCCGAAACCGGGAGCATGTACGAGGCGATCCACGCCGCCCCCGAGGGCCGCTCGACGGCCGCCCGGTTCGCCCACGCCGCGAGCGAGTACGGCTTCGAGGGGATCGTCGTCCGGGACGACGCGGCCCTCGAGGAGGACGACGCCGAGCGGATCGCGGAGCGCTACGGGGTCGACGTCGTCCGGGGCACCGAGATCCGGGTCGACGGCCCACAGCGCGCGAGCGGCCACCTCGGGAACCGCCGCGAGGAGCACACCCTCCTCGCGCTGCGCGGCGGGACGAACGAGCTGAACCGCTTCGCGGTCGAGCAGGTGCGCGTGGACGTCCTCACTCGGCCGATGGCCGGCGACGGCGACTTCAACCACGTGCTCGCGAAGGCCGCGGCGCGAAACGGCGTGCGCGTCGAGTTCGACCTCTCGCGGGTGCTCCGGCTCGCGGGCGGCCCGCGCGTGCAGGCGCTCTCGGACATGCGAAAGCTCCGCGAGCTCGTCACCCAGTACGACGCGCCCTACGTGGTGAGCGCTTCTCCGGAGAGCCACCTCCAGCTCCGGGCGCCCCGCGAGCTGATCGCCGTCGGCGAGCAGGTCGGCTTTCCGGCCGACTGGACCGAACACGGACTCCGCGAGTGGGGACGGATCGCCGAGCGCAACCGCGAGATCGCCTCCGAGTCGTTCATGGAGCCGGGGGTGCGTAGGGGACGGTATGAAGAGGACCGTTGAGGAGCACGCGAGCCGGTTCGACGACCACGCCGCCGACTACGACGAGAGCCAGGACAGCGAGGCCTACAGGGCCTGTGCGGGCCTCGTAATCGAACACGCGGATCCGGGTCCCGAGGACGTCGTCCTCGATCTGGGCTGTGGGACGGGCGCGATCGCGCTGGCACTGGCCGATGACGCGAAGCGCGTGGTCGGCCGGGACATAAGCGAGGGGATGATGGAGAGAGCGCGCGAGAAGGCCGCCGAGGGCGGGATCGAAAACGTCGAGTTCGGCGAGGGGCGCTTCCGGGAGCCAGGCTACACTGGCGAGGTAGATATCGTCGTCTCGAACTTCGCGATGCACCACCTCTCGGACGAGGAGAAGCGCGAGGCGATTCAGGTCATCGCGGGGCTCGAACCCCGGCGGTTCGTGCTCGGCGACGTGATGTTCTTCGGCGAGCCTGACCCCTCCGAGCCCTTCTACAGCCCCGAGGTCGACGACCCCGCCACGGTCGGCACGCTTGTCGAAGCCTTCACCGAGGCGGGCTTCGCGGTCACGGGCGCCCGGCGGGTCCACGACCAGGTCGGGGTGCTGGTCGGCGAGCGGGTCGGCGAGCGATAGGGGGTTTCGGTACCCCCGTCGGTCGCCGAGAACGCCGCACATATCCGTCCGGGGTCCTTTTATCGGGGCGTGAAGCACCTCCCGAAACACCTGCGTCCCAAGTGGCGCTATCTCGCCGTCGGGCTGGAGACGTGGCCCGACGCGGAGCTCTCGCGGCGAGGGTTCCAGCGCGGCCTCTGGTACGCGGGTCAGAACCTGCTCGGCGATCCGGGCAGCGCCGACGCCGACCTCAGCGTGTTCGGATTCCATCACGACGAGGGCGTCGGCGAGGCGGTCGTCCGCACCCGGCGGGACACGGTGAGCGAGGCACGCGCCGCGCTCGCCTGTCTCGACGAGGTCGACGGCCGGGAGGTCGGCGTCCACGTCCGCGGCGTCAGCGGGACCGTCGAGGGCTGTGAAGAAAAGTATTTAGGACGCCGACCGGAAGTTTCGGGCGAGAACCGAGTCGTGTTCGAGAACGCAGACCGGGCCGCCGTCAGCCGTGACGGGCTCGTCGAGGTACAGGTCGGGGATGCGTACACCGGCACGACGGACTTCGATGTAACTCCAGTGTGATACTATGCAGGGACAAAACCAACAGCAGGCATACGACCGCGGGATCACCATCTTCTCCCCGGACGGACGCCTCTACCAGGTCGAGTACGCCCGCGAAGCCGTAAAGCGAGGCACCGCAAGCATCGGCATCCGAACCGCCGGCGGCGTCGTTCTCGCCGTCGACAAGCGCATCCGCTCGCCGCTGATGGAGCGCACCAGCGTCGAGAAGATCCATAAGGCCGACGACCACATCGGCATCGCGAGCGCCGGCCACGTCGCCGACGCCCGCCAGCTGATCGACTTCGCGCGCCGGAACGCGCAAGTGAACCGGCTCCGCTACGGCGAGCCGATCGGCGTCGAGACGCTCACGAAGGACGTCACCGACCACATCCAGCAGTACACCCAGGTCGGCGGTGCCCGGCCGTTCGGCGTCGCGCTGATCATCGGCGGCATCGAGGACGGCGAGCCCCGCCTCTACGAGACCGACCCCTCGGGGACGCCCTACGAGTGGAAGGCGCTCGCGGTGGGCGCCGATCGGGGCGACATCGAGGACCACCTCGAGGAGAACTACGAGGAGGGTGCGGACCTCGAGGGCGGCATCGAGCTCGCGCTTCGCGCGCTCGCGGAGGTCAACGACGGCGAGCTGCGCCCCGAGAGCATCGGGATGGCGACGATCCCGACCGAGACCGAGTCGTTCACCGAGGTCACCGACGAGGAGGTCGACGAGTACCTCGACGAGTTCGACCTGCTGGCCGACGAGGAGGACGCCGGCGACGAGTCGGACGAGTAACCGATCGACAGCGGGAACACTCTTTTACCGGCGGGTCGAACCGTCGGGTATGATTTCGCTTGACGAGGCGGTGACCGCACGCCTCGAATCCCACGGTGCGCGATTCGAAGTGCTCGTCGACCCGGACGCGGCGCTCGCGATCAAGCGCGAGGAGTTCGACGGCGACCTGGAGGAGGTGATCGCCGCCGAGGAGGTCTTCGAGAACGCCTCCCGTGGGGATCGCCCCGCCGAGACCGACCTCGAGGACGTCTTCGACACCACCGACCCGATGGAGATCATCCCCGAGGTCATCCGACGGGGGGAGATCCAGATCACCGCCGAGCAGCGCCGCGAGATGCAGGAACAGAAACGGCGCCAGCTGATCAACCGCATCGCGCGCAACGCGGTCAACCCACAGATGGACAACGCGCCCCACCCGCCCGAGCGCATCGAGAGCGCCCTCGAGGAGACGGACTTCCGGATCGACCCGATGGAGCCCGTCGAGACGCAGGTCGACGAGGCGCTCGACGCCCTTCGGCCTGTGATCCCGATCCGCTTCGACGAGGTGATCGTCGCAGTGCAGATCCCCGCCGACTACGCGGGCAGCGCGCAGGCCCAGGTCAGGCAGTTCGGCGACCTCCAGCGCGAGGAGTGGCAGTCCGACGGCTCCTGGGTCGGGGTGCTCGAGTTCCCCGCGGGGATGCAGAACGACTTCTACGACCTGGTGAACGAACACACGAGCGGCACCGCCGAGACGCGGATCATCAAGGACGAAAACGAGATCGGCACGCGCTGAGCCCTCGACGATGCTCGACGCCTCCCGTTGGCCCGACGCTGCCGGCGCGGGATTGAAGTCCGGCGGGCGCGTAACGCGCGACATGGTGTGGCAACGGGACGGGTCCGGGGTGAAGGCCCGGCGCGGCTGAGGTGGTCGGCATCGACATCAGCGGCCGCCACGAGGAGCGCGGCGAGTATCTCATGGTCGCCGCGGCCGTCGCCGCCCGCGTCGGCTCGAACCGGATCCGCGAGGTCAGGGGGATCGGCTTCGCGACCAGCCGTGCCGATCCGGCGCTCGAACACCTGCTCTCGGTCGTCGAGGGCGCGCTCGGCGCGCTTCCCGAGCCGCCCGCCGGCCCCGTGGTCGCCGAACGCGGCGAGTTCTACGAGGAGCCCGCCAGGGTGATCGGGGCGGCGTTCGGCCCCGAGTTCAAGTACGTCGAGTCGGTCGCCGAGCGCAGAACCGTCGAGATCGCCCACCACGCCGCGTACGCCGCACGAACACTCATACTATGAACACGGTCATCGTCAAACGAGTAGACGAGGGCACCGCCGACACGAGCGAGATCCGGGATCTGGCGCGTGCGGCCGGCTACAC
The sequence above is a segment of the Halalkalicoccus tibetensis genome. Coding sequences within it:
- a CDS encoding NUDIX hydrolase — translated: MTTIDELWFRASEASQRAEQAYQRLRERHDSFLRIDHSRRVSRSRFRTLIERVRQSGAPYGAHTIVYRPSGELLLVRHEGVDLWVLPGGEVDPDEGFERAAVRELAEEAGVEADYEGLGILTQVTIRCGEYETWGVIPIFAARALSTETYIADPDGEISDARWFSELPEDTRDREDLLAWRQRELGF
- a CDS encoding DUF1918 domain-containing protein; amino-acid sequence: MSFDEDDRVVLSDEHSEFDGQEGRVTQVMENMFGDATYTVSFEDGQETGIPEDDLSSADADADE
- a CDS encoding RNA-binding protein, with the protein product MAAVPLHYVDLRAFCYATEDEKRVEDALRTYLPEEAEVERIENEGHHGDRILVFSARVENADGIRHVLDQLRGSADLDRVRDQLDDRVTENCELFLYLDKQAAFGGEARLGEGITLRAKVEAYPAKKESAVENVREIL
- a CDS encoding APC family permease gives rise to the protein MSGKETTERGLVKALTQRDLFVLAFGAMIGWGWIILSGQWIDEGGPVGAISAFVIGGTLVIFVAVLYGELASAMPFVGGEHVYSHRALGPLGSFVCTWAIAFGYVSVVAFEAVALPSALAYVIPGFNAIELWSIAGEPVYGTWVLAGVIGAAAMTAVNYVGIRPAAQFQAIVTLVIALAGVVLVIGAITGGQPSPDPPVIAGAAGIFGVVLATPFMFVGFDVIPQAAEEADVPTRSLGTITVLAVAMATLFYIAVIWGSSRALPGAQLVESPLPAAAAMETLFDSVTLGQVMAIAGIAGILTSWNAFIIGGSRAIFAMAQSDMLPAFLAKTHPEYNTPHNAILLIGASSVLAPLFGEQMLGWIVNAGGLGIVIAWLLVCVSFLVLRRREPGMERPFRVPAGYATGTIALLLSAFFVYLYLPGGASALVWPYEWLMVMLWVLLGVGLFALSPRGRALAG
- a CDS encoding acetolactate synthase large subunit, which gives rise to MVKASDLLVECLESEGIEYVFGVPGEELEDLLFSLRDSDIRFVPTRHEQGAAFMADVHGRLTGEAGVCLSTLGPGATNLMTGVADAHLDKSPLVAITGQGGRERLHKESHQALDVVHMFEPIVKWNTQLGEPEIVAESVRKAFKLAEHEKPGATHLEFPEDVAAEETTDTPLPARERVRRPDPDPDSVERAATLLERAERPIVLAGNGAVRTRSRGAGRGSESANRLRELVEKMGLPVVATYMGKGAISDREPHSLMTLDSGPDGEAADAIEDADCVLAVGYDIAEHDPAGWNPEIGTTIIHLDHEPAEVYRHYNPEVEIVADIPASLRAIGESVDPRSGKSWCSDVHDRIVENATRRPDDEPFSVRRTLPILREAMADEDVLLSDVGSHKMAIAQAFPTYEPNTCIVSNGLASMGISVPGGLAADLACGSNVVAATGDGGFLMNGAEIETATRLGLDYTILLFNDDDYGLISEKQDEHLSEHFGTELSNPDFVALAESFGIDGYRPGSWDELEEVLEEVVPSEGMALVEVRLE
- a CDS encoding universal stress protein — protein: MYDSVLIPTDGSEMIDTTLEHGLRIARDHGATVHALYVVDSRVARAAEDARESVEESLRAEGEEAIDHVVARAEEEGLEAVGEVRSGTPQKEIVEYAEEAGIGLIAIGTHGKSPREKLLSMGSVTERVVDNAPVPVLVVRDPDQP
- a CDS encoding NAD-dependent succinate-semialdehyde dehydrogenase, producing MESVNPATGERLETYDDHTEEDVDRALDRASEAFGEWRDRPINERQVLLSRAAEVLRENQEEYAELMTEEMGKPIVEARAEVEKCAWVCDFYAERADEFLADEVLGSEPESRSLVSYEPLGTVLAVMPWNFPFWQVFRFAAPHLTAGNVGVLKHASNVPGCAKAIEEVFTEAGYPEDVFTTLLVGSDTIDDVIRDDRVAAVTLTGSEGAGRSVGETAGSEIKKSVLELGGSDPFVVLEDADVEAAAATGVQARTINSGQSCIAAKRFIVHEDVYDEFVEEFVAETEALSMGDPMDEDTDIGPQAREDLVEDVHEQVEGTVEAGAELRTGGERPDGEGNFYPPTVLTEVPRDAPAATEEVFGPAAAVFRVGSEEEAIEVANDIEFGLGASIWTEDLERGERLARRVEAGCVFVNELVKSDPRIPFGGVKNSGYGRELAEQGIHEFVNRKTVWVQSPEGPDDVATE
- a CDS encoding Hsp20/alpha crystallin family protein, encoding MARRNPFDDIEEFFDRLNSQFEGQGGFDQEAFGMGGTSRMSIDLADRDGEFVVTADAPGFGKEEIDVRVTGRRLTIEAERTESSEDESETYLRSERRSESLHRTVQLPEPVEEEDVSATYKNGVLTITLPKQDPETGGKSIEIE
- a CDS encoding RNase P subunit p30 family protein; the encoded protein is MYEAIHAAPEGRSTAARFAHAASEYGFEGIVVRDDAALEEDDAERIAERYGVDVVRGTEIRVDGPQRASGHLGNRREEHTLLALRGGTNELNRFAVEQVRVDVLTRPMAGDGDFNHVLAKAAARNGVRVEFDLSRVLRLAGGPRVQALSDMRKLRELVTQYDAPYVVSASPESHLQLRAPRELIAVGEQVGFPADWTEHGLREWGRIAERNREIASESFMEPGVRRGRYEEDR
- a CDS encoding class I SAM-dependent methyltransferase, which produces MKRTVEEHASRFDDHAADYDESQDSEAYRACAGLVIEHADPGPEDVVLDLGCGTGAIALALADDAKRVVGRDISEGMMERAREKAAEGGIENVEFGEGRFREPGYTGEVDIVVSNFAMHHLSDEEKREAIQVIAGLEPRRFVLGDVMFFGEPDPSEPFYSPEVDDPATVGTLVEAFTEAGFAVTGARRVHDQVGVLVGERVGER
- a CDS encoding Rpp14/Pop5 family protein, encoding MKHLPKHLRPKWRYLAVGLETWPDAELSRRGFQRGLWYAGQNLLGDPGSADADLSVFGFHHDEGVGEAVVRTRRDTVSEARAALACLDEVDGREVGVHVRGVSGTVEGCEEKYLGRRPEVSGENRVVFENADRAAVSRDGLVEVQVGDAYTGTTDFDVTPV
- the psmA gene encoding archaeal proteasome endopeptidase complex subunit alpha, producing MQGQNQQQAYDRGITIFSPDGRLYQVEYAREAVKRGTASIGIRTAGGVVLAVDKRIRSPLMERTSVEKIHKADDHIGIASAGHVADARQLIDFARRNAQVNRLRYGEPIGVETLTKDVTDHIQQYTQVGGARPFGVALIIGGIEDGEPRLYETDPSGTPYEWKALAVGADRGDIEDHLEENYEEGADLEGGIELALRALAEVNDGELRPESIGMATIPTETESFTEVTDEEVDEYLDEFDLLADEEDAGDESDE
- a CDS encoding ribosome assembly factor SBDS, encoding MISLDEAVTARLESHGARFEVLVDPDAALAIKREEFDGDLEEVIAAEEVFENASRGDRPAETDLEDVFDTTDPMEIIPEVIRRGEIQITAEQRREMQEQKRRQLINRIARNAVNPQMDNAPHPPERIESALEETDFRIDPMEPVETQVDEALDALRPVIPIRFDEVIVAVQIPADYAGSAQAQVRQFGDLQREEWQSDGSWVGVLEFPAGMQNDFYDLVNEHTSGTAETRIIKDENEIGTR
- a CDS encoding DUF2209 family protein; this encodes MDISGRHEERGEYLMVAAAVAARVGSNRIREVRGIGFATSRADPALEHLLSVVEGALGALPEPPAGPVVAERGEFYEEPARVIGAAFGPEFKYVESVAERRTVEIAHHAAYAARTLIL